GGATTGGGATTGATCGGTTTCATGGCGCGGCGCAGAAAGCAAAGCGTTTAAGTTAGTCTAACAATATTTGAGGACAACCCCGTCCGAGTGGCGGGGTTTGTTTTTGTGCCAGAACTGGTTTTATCAAGAAGAAAATTCTATGGCGTAAGAGAAGTGGGTGTTTCAAGCATGACTGCCGGAAGCCCGGTCAGATCGCATCGTCAGCGCAATCCTTTTGCGCTTCTCATCCACTTCCACCACTCTGACGGTGACCACTTGACCCACTTTCACTACCGTATGCGGGTCTTTGACGAACTTGTCCGCCAGTGCCGAGATGTGCACCAGGCCGTCTTGATGCACGCCGATGTCGACGAACGCGCCGAACGCCGCGACGTTGGTGACCACGCCTTCGAGCACCATGCCGGGGTGCAAGTCCTTGATCGATTCGACGCCTTCCTTGAACGTGGCGGTTTTGAACGATGAACGCGGGTCGCGGCCGGGTTTTTCCAGTTCATGCAGGATGTCTTTCACGGTCGGCAGACCGAATTGGGCGGTGACGTACTTTTCCGGGCGGATCGATTGTAACGCGGACGAATTACCGATCAAGGCCGTGACATTGAGTTTAATGTCATTCAGAATTTGCTCGACCAATGGGTACGATTCCGGGTGCACGGCCGAGGCGTCGAGCGGGTTGGCGCCATTCGGGATGCGCAGGAATCCGGCGGCCTGCTCGAAAGTTTTCTCGCCCAATCCCGGTACTTTCAGCAATTCGGCGCGCTTGGCAAACCGGCCTTTGCCGTCGCGGTAAGCGACGATATTGTGCGCGATTTTGCCGCTCAGCCCGGCCACGTAGCGCAACAACGCCGGGGAAGCAGTGTTGACATCGACACCGACGGCGTTGACGCTATCCTCCACCACCGCGTCGAGCGATTGCGCCAGCTGACTTTGATTGACGTCATGCTGGTACTGCCCGACACCGATCGATTTCGGGTCGATCTTGACCAATTCGGCCAGCGGGTCTTGCAACCGGCGCGCAATCGACACCGCGCCGCGCAGCGACACATCCAGATCCGGCAATTCCTCGGACGCGAGTTCGGACGCGGAATACACCGAAGCTCCGGCTTCCGACACCATGATCGACGTCAGCTTGAGCTGCGGATAACGCTTGATCAGCTCCTTCGCTAATTGATCGGTTTCGCGCGATGCGGTGCCGTTGCCGATGGCGATCAGTGTGGCCTGGTGGCGCTCGGCCAGTTGTTTTAGGGTTTGAATTGCGCCATCCCAATCGTTCTTTGGCGCATGCGGATAAATCGTCGCGGTATCGAGCACTTTGCCGGTGGCGTCGACCACCGCTACTTTCACGCCGGTGCGCAAACCGGGATCGAGCCCGATGGTCACGCGTGCCCCGGCGGGAGGAGCGAGCAGCAGCGCTTTGAGATTTTGCGCAAACACCCGGATCGCTTCGGTTTCCGCATGCTCCTGCAAATTGCCCATCAATTCGGTTTCCAGGTGCGAGAAAATTTTTGTGCGCCAAGCGGCACGCGCCGTGTCGATCAGCCAGCCGTCCGCCGCACGGTTCTGGTCGCGGATATTGAATTGCCGCGCGATCTGTTGTTCGCAGGGGTTGAGCGTCAAGTTGCGGGCTTTTTCCTCCAATTCGGAATCGAGCAGCAGCTTGATTTTCAACACCCCCTCACGCTCCCCGCGCAGCAACGCCAACGCCCGATGCGACGGGATTTTCGTGATGGCTTCACTGTAATCGTGGTAATCGGTGTATTTGGTATCACCGTCCTTTTTGTCCTTGGCCGCTTTCGCGGTCAGCACGCCGTGCATGCGCAAATAATCGCGCAAGGTTTGCAACAGCGGCGCATGTTCGGCAAAACGCTCGATCAAAATATGCTGCGCGCCTTCCAGCGCGGCGGCCGCATCGGCAACGCCGGGATTGTCGCCTTCCTCGCTGGTGAACGGCGCTTTCAAGTACTTGGCGGCCTCCACAAGCGGATCGAGCCGCGGATCGTTCAGCAGCGTATCCGCCAGCGGCTGCAACCCCGCCTCCAGCGCAATCTGCGCCTTGGTGCGGCGTTTCTTGCGGTACGGCAGGTACAAATCCTCCAGATGCGCTTTGTCCGTCGCGTACGTCAGCGCATCGAGCAACGGCGGCGTCATCTTGCCAAGCTTCTCAATCGCCCCGATGATCGCCGCGCGCCGCTTCTCCAGCTCGCGCAAAGCATGCAACCGCTCCGCCAGCAAGCGCAACTGCGCATCGTCCAACCCGCCGGTCGCCTCCTTGCGGTAACGCGCGATAAACGGCACCGTTGCGCCGTCGTCGAGCAATTGGATGGTGGCCTGGACTTGCGAGAATTTAACCGCGAGCTCGGTGGCGAGGCGTTGTTCGATGGAAGGCAGCATGGGGTTGTGTTTCAATAAAGACAGGGAGAGGATGGTAAACCAAGAGGAGGTGGGGTCGCAATGGGTTGCACCAGCCAAGTAAAATTGACTCAACAGGTCATATTCAGATATTTTCAAATTATTTTGAGAACTTATTCATTCATCTTGCGTATAAAACAGGGAAAGTGGCTGCATGACCAAAACTGAAGCGCAAACCCGTTCGGAGTTAATTGATAGGTTGCTGGCGCAATCGGGCTGGAATGTCAAAGATCCAACGCAGGTCATTGAAGAATTCGACATTGTGACTCCGCTTCCGGAAGGTGTTGCCGAGCCGCGCACTCGTTATGAGGGACATCAGTTCAGCGATTATGTTTTGCTTGGCAAGGACCGGAAACCGCTCGCGGTGATCGAGGCGAAGAAGACCGCTCGGGATGCTGCCCTGGGCCGTGAGCAGGCCAAGCAATACTGCTACAACATTCAGAAGCAGCTAGGCGGTGAGTTGCCGTTCTGTTTCTATACCAATGGCCATGATCTCTATTTCTGGGATTTGGAAAACACCCCGCCCCGAAAGATCGTCGGTTTTCCCACGCGCGACGATCTGGAGCGATTCGCCTACATCCGCCGCAATCGCAAGCCACCGACACAGGAATTCATCAATACTTCCATTGCTGGCCGTGATTACCAGATCCGTGCGATTCGCTCGGTGCTTGAAGGTATCGAACAAAAAAAGCGCGATTTTCTGCTGGTGATGGCTACCGGGACTGGCAAAACCCGCACCTGTATTGCCATGATCGATGCACTGATGCGTGCGGGGCATGCCGAGAAAGTGTTGTTTTTGGTCGACCGCATTGCACTGCGCGATCAGGCGCTGGCTGCTTTCAAGGAACACATGCCCAACGAGCCACGCTGGCCCAATGTAGGTGAAAAGCTGTTCGCCACAGACCGTCGCGTGTATGTCGCTACTTATCCCACCATGCTCAACATCATTCGGGACGAGTCGCAACACCTGTCTCCGCACTTTTTCGATTTCATTGTCGTCGATGAGAGCCATCGTTCCATATACAACACGTTTGGCGAAGTGCTCGACTATTTCAAAACCATCACGCTGGGTCTAACGGCCACGCCGACCGACATCATCGACCACAACACCTTCCAGCTTTTTCATTGTGAAGACGGTTTGCCGACTTTTGCCTACACGTTTGAAGAAGCCGTGAACAATGTGCCGCCATACCTCTGCAACTTTCAGGTCATGAAGATTCAGACCAAGTTCCAGATGGAGGGTATCAGCAAGCGCACGATTACGCTGGAAGACCAGAAAAAGCTGATCCTGCAGGGCAAAGAAGTTGAAGAAATCAACTTCGACGGCTCACAGCTCGAAAAACAGGTGATCAATAAAGGCACAAACACCCTGATAGTCCGCGAATTCATGGAAGAAGCCATCAAGGACGCCAGCGGCGTACTTCCGGGTAAAACCATCTTCTTCTGCGCCACCAAGGCCCACGCACGGCGCATGGAGGAAATCTTCGACAAGCTCTACCCGCAATACCACGGTGAACTGGCCAAAGTGCTGGTGTCGGACGATCCGCGTGTTTATGGAAAAGGTGGTCTGCTCGATCAGTTCATCCACAACGATATGCCGCGCATCGCCATCAGTGTGGATATGCTCGATACCGGCATCGATGTGCGCGAGATCGTCAATCTTGTGTTCGCCAAGCCGGTGTACTCGTACACCAAGTTCTGGCAAATGGTCGGGCGCGGCACGCGCTTGCTGGAAACCAGCAAACCCAAGCCCTGGTGCCTGGAAAAAGATGTGTTTCTGATCCTCGACTGCTGGGACAATTTCGAGTATTTCAAGCTCAATCCCAAAGGCAAGGAACTGAAAGCCCAGTTGCCGCTGCCGGTGCGGCTGGTGGGACTGCGGCTCGATAAGATCGAAAAGGCCAATGACAGCGGTCATGCCGATATCGCTGTGCGCGAAGTTGCCAAGCTGCGCCAGCAAATTGCTGCGCTACCCAAAGAATCGGTGGTGATCAAGGAAGCCGCCGCTGTGCTG
The DNA window shown above is from Nitrosomonas sp. Is35 and carries:
- a CDS encoding Tex family protein is translated as MLPSIEQRLATELAVKFSQVQATIQLLDDGATVPFIARYRKEATGGLDDAQLRLLAERLHALRELEKRRAAIIGAIEKLGKMTPPLLDALTYATDKAHLEDLYLPYRKKRRTKAQIALEAGLQPLADTLLNDPRLDPLVEAAKYLKAPFTSEEGDNPGVADAAAALEGAQHILIERFAEHAPLLQTLRDYLRMHGVLTAKAAKDKKDGDTKYTDYHDYSEAITKIPSHRALALLRGEREGVLKIKLLLDSELEEKARNLTLNPCEQQIARQFNIRDQNRAADGWLIDTARAAWRTKIFSHLETELMGNLQEHAETEAIRVFAQNLKALLLAPPAGARVTIGLDPGLRTGVKVAVVDATGKVLDTATIYPHAPKNDWDGAIQTLKQLAERHQATLIAIGNGTASRETDQLAKELIKRYPQLKLTSIMVSEAGASVYSASELASEELPDLDVSLRGAVSIARRLQDPLAELVKIDPKSIGVGQYQHDVNQSQLAQSLDAVVEDSVNAVGVDVNTASPALLRYVAGLSGKIAHNIVAYRDGKGRFAKRAELLKVPGLGEKTFEQAAGFLRIPNGANPLDASAVHPESYPLVEQILNDIKLNVTALIGNSSALQSIRPEKYVTAQFGLPTVKDILHELEKPGRDPRSSFKTATFKEGVESIKDLHPGMVLEGVVTNVAAFGAFVDIGVHQDGLVHISALADKFVKDPHTVVKVGQVVTVRVVEVDEKRKRIALTMRSDRASGSHA
- a CDS encoding DEAD/DEAH box helicase family protein, yielding MTKTEAQTRSELIDRLLAQSGWNVKDPTQVIEEFDIVTPLPEGVAEPRTRYEGHQFSDYVLLGKDRKPLAVIEAKKTARDAALGREQAKQYCYNIQKQLGGELPFCFYTNGHDLYFWDLENTPPRKIVGFPTRDDLERFAYIRRNRKPPTQEFINTSIAGRDYQIRAIRSVLEGIEQKKRDFLLVMATGTGKTRTCIAMIDALMRAGHAEKVLFLVDRIALRDQALAAFKEHMPNEPRWPNVGEKLFATDRRVYVATYPTMLNIIRDESQHLSPHFFDFIVVDESHRSIYNTFGEVLDYFKTITLGLTATPTDIIDHNTFQLFHCEDGLPTFAYTFEEAVNNVPPYLCNFQVMKIQTKFQMEGISKRTITLEDQKKLILQGKEVEEINFDGSQLEKQVINKGTNTLIVREFMEEAIKDASGVLPGKTIFFCATKAHARRMEEIFDKLYPQYHGELAKVLVSDDPRVYGKGGLLDQFIHNDMPRIAISVDMLDTGIDVREIVNLVFAKPVYSYTKFWQMVGRGTRLLETSKPKPWCLEKDVFLILDCWDNFEYFKLNPKGKELKAQLPLPVRLVGLRLDKIEKANDSGHADIAVREVAKLRQQIAALPKESVVIKEAAAVLARLEDENFWISLNHDRLEFLRAEIKPLFRTVSEADFKAMRFERDLLEYSLALLNEDKERAETLKDGIVEQISELPLSVSFVKQEETLIRAAQASHFWAKAGEDALDEMVAKLGPLMKFRELSAGQEQTHLDLIDELHKKEWVEFGPQHEAVSITRYREMVEALIADLTEHNPVLLKIKNGETVNEGEAKALAELLHEEHPHITEGLLRQVYRNRKARFIQFIRHILGIETLKSFPDEVSAAFDQFIRAHTMLSSQQMEFLNLLKKFIIEREKVEKKDLINAPFTIIHPQGIRGVFSPAEIDEILQLTAQLAA